TCCTCGCCTGACTCGCATCCCAGCAACAATGCCAGCGCCGACAGCGAGAGTCCGGCGGCCACGAGGCGACCGAGTCGAATCGCCCCGTAGCCTGCGTCCATCCGCCGGATGCTCACGGCGCGGTCCCGAGTAGCGTGCGACGCTGCGCGGCCGTCAGCACGTTTGTCGCCTCCCGAACCGCCGCGATGAAATCGAGTCGCGCGCCGGCTCGGAGTCGCTCGACCTCTCGGACCTTTGCCTCCACCGCGGTTGCGTCGGGCTGTGCAGATCCGGTGAGCGCCCACAGCTCTTCCTCGGCCTTTTGCACCTGCCGCTCCGACTCGGCACGTGCGAGGAGCGCCCGGGACTTGATGCCGTTCAGCGTCGTCTGCTGTGACGCCGAGAGTTGCAACTGCGGTTGATCGAGGAAGAATCCCGTCGCCCCGATGTGGTTGAGATGAGAGGACCCGGCGTTGCCGGGAATCTGCGAGACCGACGCAGGGGCGCTGGAGCCAGCCGCACTCGGCATCCCAGGCATTGCCGCCATTCCGGTAGCTGCTGAGTCGGTCGGCGGCTTCGCGGCACCACCCATCCCTCTCATCCCGCCCATTCCGCCCATTCCGCCCATTCCGCCCATTCCGCCCATTCCGCCCATTCCGCCCATTCCGCCCATTCCGCCCATTCCGCCCGCCGCGGCGCCGCCGGAGGCGCCCATCGGCATCCGCATGCCGGCGGGCGGCATTCCCATCTCGCCCTTATCCATATTCATCATTCCCATCATCCCCGACATTCCCGACATGCCCGACATGCCCGACATGCCCGACATGCCCGACATGCCCGACATCCCACTCGTTGCTGGGGCAGCCGCTGCGCCTCCTGTCGGGCCGACAGCCGACGCGGACGCCGATGGGCGCGCGACTGCGGCCTGAAGGCGGGCAATCTCCGCCCGGAGCTCCGCGATCTGTCGCTGGAGTTCGGCGGTGGTTGGGGCTGTGGTGGTCGCTCGACCACCGCTCGGTGTCTGCGCGATACCCCCGCGCGGGGCGAGAAGCAGAGCAGAGGCCGCTGCCGCGACCAGTGTCGCGACGCAACGAACGCGCCGGTGAAAATCCATTCGAGACAGCCGTATCATGGACCGCATCCTCCGAGAGATTGGCGCCGCAAATCTGGCGAGGAGACGCCGGACCCACCGCACCCTGAACGAACCGCGCGATGGGACGGCGGCGGCATTCACCGTGCGCCCATCGCTCTCAGAATATTTTACGCAGCGTAATGTCACGGACAATCGGGGTTTCCCCTCTACCTGGTAGGGACGTCCCCTCGGCGCGATGCTCATCGCTGGACAGCCACACCGCGTCGGCGCCCGCCCTAGGATTCCGGCTCCGTCTGGCGACCGGCCGTGTGCAGCACGGCTTCGCGTGCGTCCAGTTCTCGCGAAGTGTTTCCCGTGCGCACGAAGTATCGCGCTGTCGATCCATCCATCACATACACCGGACCGCGGCTGCGTTGCACGACGACGCGGCAGAGTTCCTTTCCTTCCAGCCGACTGAACGCGACGTGCACGTGTCGGAGGACCGCCGCACCCAAGGAATGCGCGAGCAGGCCCACGAGGTACGCTTCGAACCCGTCGCGATCGCGACGGCGCAGCGTCGCCAGATCCTCCTCGATTCCGACAATCTCTCCGTTGTCTGACACGCCAATCAACAGCGAGCCGCCACGATGGTTCATCAAGGCGGCGACCGTGCGCACGATCGCCGCCTCGACGGCGCGGCCAACCTTCCCGGTGTTCCGGTCCCAGCGTGCCGAAGACTTGAACTCGAGGATTTCGCTCTCGCCAGCAGCAATCAGGTCTGGGATGCCGCGATTCAGTTCAAGCTCCAGAGACCGAATGCGATCTCCCCTCACCGTGAATGCGCGGGTCAACACGACGGCCGGAAGCCCCAGGAGCACACCGAGCGCGGCGAAGATGCCCGTCATACCTACCATCCGTCGCTGGAATACCCCAACCATCCGTTCAAGGACGAAGTTGGCGACCGTGCCGGATGCGGCGTGCGCCGGGTGGAACTCGAACCAATAGATTACCATCGTCAGCGGGTGCAGCAACAGCACTCCGGCGATGGCGCAGGCCGACACAATGCCGACCCAAGCCTGCGGCGACAGGCTGGCTCCGTCGGTCCTCACCACCACCCCCCCGATGACACGAGCATCATCGTTGCCATCACGCCAACGACCAGCCACCCTGCAGTGCGAACGGCGTGTGTACCGGACGAGTGCACGGGAGGCGGCCCCGGTCCGAACTCCGCGACCGTCACGGCCGGATCGAGTGTTGCATCGCCAGCGCGGAGCAACTGTACCTGCCAGCGATGCGCCGTGACCTCTACTGCACTCAGCGTGAATCGCACCGTCCCGTCGGGCCGCCGAGTGCCGCTCAATCGGCGCGGCACCTGACTCGGCGCGCGATCCGCGCCGTGCAGCGAGTCGGCTACCTCGTCGCCCGCGAGCACGCGCGGTGGCGCAGCGATGCCCTGCCGCACAATCATCACGAGATGCAGCCCGATCAACCCGATGATCGCCGCCGGCAGCCACAGCACATGCAAGGCGTAGAAGCGGGTCAGTGTTTCCGCTCCGAGTTGCGTTCCGCCGCGGAGCAGGACGGCGACCGCCCCCCCGACGCCGGGCACCGTTCCGGCAATGCTGGTACCCACCTGTGTGGCCCAATACGCTCGTTGGTCCCACGGCAATAGGTATCCCGTGAAGCCGAACGCCATCACCAAGCCGAGAAGGCCGACACCCACGACCCAGTTGGCCTCGCGGGGGTACTTGTACGCTCCGAACGAAAACACGCGCACCATGTGGAGCAGGGCGAGCACGACCATCGCACTGGCACCCCAATTATGCACGCCTCGCAGGACGCGCCCCAAGTGGACCTGCCCCTCGAGGTAACGGATGCTCTCGTAAGCGTGGTCGGGCGACGGGGCGTAGTACATCGCGAGCACCGCGCCCGTGACCGCCTGCAGCAGGAACACCGTCAACGTCGCGCTGCCGAGTGTGTGCCACCAGGTCAGCCCGCCGGGCATCTCGCGATCGAGCAACGAACGCCGGAGCGAGGCGATGTCGAGCCGTCGCTGCCACCACCCAGAGCTGGGACGAGGCGCCGAGGTCACAACGGCTCCCGATGCTCGGTCCCAACTCGGAACGTCACGTACTGGACGAATACCTCGTCGTTCTCGACCTTCACCGGCAACGGATCAAGCCCGCGCGGAGGCGGACCGCCGAGCACCTCACCAGATTGCTTGTCGAAGAGCCCGTGATGACACGGGCAGTGGAAGCGGTCCTTCTCCGTGTCGAATGAGACGCTGCAACCCAGATGCGTGCACACGCCGCTCCAGGCCTTGAACTCAACGGCATCCTCGGTGGAGAGCCAGACGCTGCGTAGCGCGCGCGACTCGATCCAACCATCCTGCACCTCGTCGATGAAATCGACCTTGAATGGGACGCCGATGTCGACGGAGTTCACGTCAGGAACCACGCGTACCCAACGGGCGGCCCGCGGTCGTCGGAACGCCGGAGAGAGCGCCGCCGCCACTGGGGTGAAGCCGGCAATCAGCCCGGTAAGCACCGCGCTCGCGATGCTCACAA
This is a stretch of genomic DNA from Gemmatimonas sp. UBA7669. It encodes these proteins:
- a CDS encoding cytochrome b: MTSAPRPSSGWWQRRLDIASLRRSLLDREMPGGLTWWHTLGSATLTVFLLQAVTGAVLAMYYAPSPDHAYESIRYLEGQVHLGRVLRGVHNWGASAMVVLALLHMVRVFSFGAYKYPREANWVVGVGLLGLVMAFGFTGYLLPWDQRAYWATQVGTSIAGTVPGVGGAVAVLLRGGTQLGAETLTRFYALHVLWLPAAIIGLIGLHLVMIVRQGIAAPPRVLAGDEVADSLHGADRAPSQVPRRLSGTRRPDGTVRFTLSAVEVTAHRWQVQLLRAGDATLDPAVTVAEFGPGPPPVHSSGTHAVRTAGWLVVGVMATMMLVSSGGWW
- a CDS encoding ubiquinol-cytochrome c reductase iron-sulfur subunit, with translation MRESSEDVELAGQRQGERDGDSERELGGESGRRRFLSLVSIASAVLTGLIAGFTPVAAALSPAFRRPRAARWVRVVPDVNSVDIGVPFKVDFIDEVQDGWIESRALRSVWLSTEDAVEFKAWSGVCTHLGCSVSFDTEKDRFHCPCHHGLFDKQSGEVLGGPPPRGLDPLPVKVENDEVFVQYVTFRVGTEHREPL
- a CDS encoding helix-turn-helix domain-containing protein, with amino-acid sequence MRTDGASLSPQAWVGIVSACAIAGVLLLHPLTMVIYWFEFHPAHAASGTVANFVLERMVGVFQRRMVGMTGIFAALGVLLGLPAVVLTRAFTVRGDRIRSLELELNRGIPDLIAAGESEILEFKSSARWDRNTGKVGRAVEAAIVRTVAALMNHRGGSLLIGVSDNGEIVGIEEDLATLRRRDRDGFEAYLVGLLAHSLGAAVLRHVHVAFSRLEGKELCRVVVQRSRGPVYVMDGSTARYFVRTGNTSRELDAREAVLHTAGRQTEPES